The Haloarcula sp. DT43 DNA window CGCACGAACAGAAGTGTTCCTCGCGCTGTGTCTCCGACTCGTCATTGCCATCACCAACTACGAGCGAGGAAACGAACCGGGCTGTGAGAAACTATGAGATGGATTCTATGACACGCTCTAGCGGGCAAAGTGACGCGAGAATCGCCCTCACCTAGCCTCTCGAAACCGTGGTCGCGGAAGCTATCTTGAATCAGCGAGAGAACCCCGCCGTTCACGGCGGGCGTGAATCGCGTAAGCCCGGTGCCACCGTCCACGCGGGTCTACCTGACCGAATACCCACCGGCACAAGAATTATGCAACTTGGGTGTATGGTTTTTGGCAAGGCCAAATAGAGTACCACCTGCAATCCGGGTCGCACACGGTCTACGCGCTCCAATATCACTTTGTGACCGTCACGAAGTACCGAGCCGACATTCTCACCGATGAGCGGCTGGAGCGCGTAGCCGAAGTCGCCCACGAGATTGCAGAGGACTTCGAGGCCGACATTCAGAACGTGGACGGTGGTACCGACCACGTTCACATCCTGTTCACGACCAAACCCACCACAAACCTCACGAAGTTCATCAACTCCCTGAAGGGCGTCACCTCGCGCCGGATTCGGAAGGAGTACCCCGAGGTGAAAGACCGCCTCGAAGATGCCTTCTGGCAACCGGGGTACTTCCTCACCACGACCGGGCAGGTCAGCATCGACGTGTTGATGGACTACGTTGAAAACCAGTAGCATGACCACCACGACTACGAAAACGCTGGAGGCCA harbors:
- the tnpA gene encoding IS200/IS605 family transposase encodes the protein MEYHLQSGSHTVYALQYHFVTVTKYRADILTDERLERVAEVAHEIAEDFEADIQNVDGGTDHVHILFTTKPTTNLTKFINSLKGVTSRRIRKEYPEVKDRLEDAFWQPGYFLTTTGQVSIDVLMDYVENQ